In the genome of Desulfovibrio desulfuricans, one region contains:
- a CDS encoding YIP1 family protein yields the protein MNITCPRCGFSRELPADRAPSKAVIATCPHCACRFRLVPGTGVTDVLSEPEEPVDSGAHGNDAAQPSGTAHAGPDRLEQPEPPQGSWHDGGDDPLPPGAIVPGSQASRSPSDSEPRREAASGDRRQPSGKNAPDEGEEQKNFGNLWGLLGGKNIFGQLGGQDDDRAGGRADERPDERDDQRPQDGKSRRGLFGDDAGQGDDNRAASEAYAREAARYDDNPADENSGPANPWETAPEPDGWISAFYHTCMRVMFGAHNFFEHMRADSSQVRPLVFYLVISVIQVVIERVWSGIFLSLMSPSAASDPELEKMLILLSPQLSLPMTILLKTGVSVVQLYVLTALMHFTYGFISGRRSEFSLVFQVAAYAAAPSLLCVVPLLGSIVGFIWMIACVLVGCRTVLNLTWPQALMGFAPVALLLAPLLLQVMKAAQF from the coding sequence GTGAATATTACCTGTCCGCGTTGCGGCTTTAGCCGCGAATTGCCCGCCGATCGTGCGCCTTCCAAGGCCGTTATTGCTACCTGCCCCCATTGCGCCTGCCGGTTTCGCCTTGTACCCGGCACGGGAGTAACCGATGTTCTGAGCGAGCCGGAAGAACCCGTCGACAGCGGGGCGCACGGCAACGACGCTGCGCAGCCCTCGGGGACGGCCCATGCCGGGCCGGATCGCCTGGAGCAGCCCGAACCGCCTCAGGGCAGCTGGCATGACGGCGGCGACGACCCCCTGCCTCCCGGAGCCATTGTGCCCGGCAGCCAGGCGAGCCGCTCCCCATCTGACAGCGAGCCGCGCCGTGAGGCCGCTTCAGGCGACCGGCGGCAGCCATCTGGCAAAAATGCGCCAGACGAGGGCGAAGAACAAAAAAACTTTGGCAACCTTTGGGGGCTGCTGGGCGGAAAAAATATTTTTGGGCAACTCGGCGGGCAGGACGATGACCGCGCGGGCGGCCGTGCGGATGAGCGCCCTGACGAACGCGACGACCAAAGGCCTCAGGACGGCAAGTCCCGGCGCGGCCTGTTTGGCGACGATGCCGGACAAGGCGACGACAACCGCGCCGCCAGCGAGGCCTACGCACGCGAGGCAGCCAGGTATGACGACAACCCCGCCGACGAAAACTCCGGCCCGGCCAACCCTTGGGAGACCGCGCCCGAGCCGGACGGCTGGATCTCCGCCTTTTATCATACCTGCATGCGGGTCATGTTTGGCGCACACAATTTTTTTGAGCACATGCGGGCTGATTCTTCTCAGGTGCGGCCCCTGGTGTTTTATCTGGTCATCAGCGTTATTCAGGTGGTCATTGAAAGGGTGTGGTCGGGCATTTTTCTTTCGCTCATGTCGCCCAGCGCCGCCTCTGACCCAGAGCTGGAAAAAATGCTCATTCTGCTTTCGCCCCAGCTCAGCCTGCCCATGACCATACTGCTCAAAACGGGCGTTTCGGTGGTGCAGCTGTATGTGCTGACCGCGCTGATGCATTTTACCTACGGGTTTATTTCGGGCAGGCGGTCCGAGTTCTCCCTGGTGTTTCAGGTGGCGGCCTATGCAGCCGCGCCTTCGCTGCTATGCGTTGTGCCGCTTTTGGGTTCCATTGTGGGCTTTATCTGGATGATCGCCTGCGTGCTTGTGGGCTGTCGCACGGTTCTCAACCTTACGTGGCCTCAGGCGCTTATGGGCTTTGCCCCTGTGGCGCTGCTGCTTGCGCCGCTGCTCTTGCAGGTGATGAAGGCCGCCCAATTCTGA
- a CDS encoding iron-containing alcohol dehydrogenase has protein sequence MSTDLKSMHMGQITSFFIPNVTLVGEGCSKEIPARLKSIGGAKPLVVTDQGIVSVGILKQITDILDAAKMKYAIYDKTIPNPTDNNVAEAFEVYKKEKCDSIITLGGGSSHDCGKGVGFLAGNGGKIHDYEGVDKSKKPFPPYVAVNTTAGTASEMTRFCIITDTSRKVKMAIVDWRCTPSVAIDDPILMMGMPPALTAATGMDALTHAVEAYVSTAATPMTDACAEKAMEYINRYLRRAVANGRDKEAREGMCYAQYLAGMAFNNASLGHVHAMAHQLGGFYDLPHGECNAILLPHVSEYNRISSRRRFGRIAQLLGELTQGISSDEASRKAITAINILSKDVGIPEGLIALGKKYGKEVREADIPTMTANAQKDACGLTNPRSMTDAAVAAIYKAAL, from the coding sequence ATGAGCACAGATCTTAAGAGCATGCATATGGGTCAGATCACCTCGTTCTTTATCCCCAACGTCACTCTGGTTGGCGAGGGTTGTTCCAAAGAGATTCCTGCTCGCCTGAAAAGCATTGGCGGGGCCAAACCACTGGTTGTTACCGACCAGGGCATTGTGAGCGTCGGCATTCTCAAGCAGATTACCGACATCCTTGACGCCGCCAAGATGAAGTACGCCATATACGACAAAACAATCCCCAACCCCACCGACAACAACGTCGCTGAAGCTTTTGAAGTATACAAAAAAGAAAAGTGCGACAGCATCATTACCCTTGGCGGCGGCAGCTCCCACGACTGCGGCAAGGGCGTGGGCTTTCTGGCCGGCAACGGCGGCAAAATCCACGACTATGAAGGCGTGGACAAGTCCAAAAAGCCCTTCCCCCCGTATGTTGCGGTAAACACCACCGCTGGCACGGCCTCGGAAATGACGCGTTTCTGCATCATCACAGACACCTCGCGCAAGGTTAAGATGGCCATCGTCGACTGGCGCTGCACCCCCAGCGTGGCCATTGACGATCCCATCCTGATGATGGGCATGCCCCCGGCGCTTACCGCCGCCACCGGCATGGACGCTCTGACCCATGCCGTGGAAGCCTACGTATCCACCGCTGCCACGCCCATGACCGACGCCTGTGCTGAAAAAGCCATGGAATACATCAACCGCTACCTGCGCCGCGCCGTTGCCAACGGCCGCGACAAGGAAGCCCGCGAAGGCATGTGCTACGCCCAGTACCTCGCCGGTATGGCCTTCAACAACGCCAGCCTCGGCCACGTGCACGCCATGGCTCACCAGCTTGGCGGCTTCTACGACCTGCCCCATGGCGAATGCAACGCCATCCTTCTGCCGCATGTGAGCGAATACAACCGTATCTCCAGCCGCCGCCGCTTTGGCCGCATCGCCCAGCTGCTGGGCGAGCTCACCCAGGGCATCAGCTCGGACGAAGCCTCGCGCAAGGCCATCACCGCCATCAACATCCTGTCCAAGGATGTGGGTATCCCTGAAGGCCTGATCGCCCTGGGCAAAAAGTATGGCAAGGAAGTGCGCGAAGCCGACATCCCCACCATGACCGCCAATGCCCAGAAAGACGCCTGCGGTCTTACCAACCCCCGCTCCATGACCGATGCGGCCGTGGCTGCCATCTACAAGGCTGCCCTGTAA
- the yedF gene encoding sulfurtransferase-like selenium metabolism protein YedF, with protein MELLDCRGLACPQPVMRSRDALSGGADALEVLVDNEPARENVKRFLEGRGFTVAVTQEGPDCWRVSAAAGAEAPAPQPAAQEAPATVCGNRTLVLITTETIGRGDDALGAKLMGNFLATLPELGQRLWRVILINGGVKLASCPGPALDALKKLEAEGVSVLVCGTCLAHFGLLEAKTVGDTSNMLDIVTSLDLAGKVIRP; from the coding sequence ATGGAACTGCTTGATTGCAGGGGGCTTGCCTGCCCCCAGCCTGTCATGCGCAGCCGCGACGCCCTGAGCGGCGGAGCCGACGCGCTTGAAGTTCTGGTGGACAACGAGCCCGCACGCGAAAACGTGAAGCGTTTTTTGGAAGGGCGTGGTTTTACAGTCGCCGTGACCCAGGAAGGCCCAGATTGCTGGCGCGTCAGCGCAGCTGCGGGCGCAGAAGCCCCCGCCCCGCAACCGGCTGCGCAGGAAGCCCCGGCCACCGTCTGCGGCAACCGCACCCTTGTGCTCATAACCACCGAAACCATAGGCCGTGGCGACGACGCCTTGGGCGCCAAACTTATGGGCAACTTTTTGGCGACGTTGCCGGAACTGGGTCAGAGGTTGTGGCGTGTTATACTGATCAACGGCGGCGTCAAACTGGCGTCGTGCCCCGGCCCTGCACTGGATGCGCTGAAAAAGCTGGAGGCGGAAGGCGTGTCGGTGCTGGTATGCGGCACATGCCTCGCGCATTTTGGCCTGCTGGAAGCAAAGACGGTGGGTGACACCTCAAACATGCTTGATATAGTCACGAGCCTTGATCTGGCCGGCAAGGTCATCCGGCCCTGA
- a CDS encoding bacteriohemerythrin translates to MALQIIIIAALGGLTVLGGVQGMGWLAVAIAAACAAADAWLWQARRGRCARLGQCLDDASAASAAEGDVELRAVQCIDALRETLKTRVDAQVVDSLQAHNRELEARLKEAVELAETLRKRRGRGVVALNKAHDVCKRLSGDMRKLASLIKDVNGAVAVQRDRLEDTSSAMEHVADSASQASIRVRELSESAQSSSASAATGEQEVEGAVGSIDSARDTIVLLKEAMAGLGEKASNIGQVMNVINEVADQTNLLALNAAIEAARAGEAGRGFAVVADEVRKLAEKTMGATKEVEEAVKAIQDETRRNVLTVDKAAQLSVDAADKANNAGDVMRAILQSMADTAGHLTTIAAGAAEQSEHSAGTNGALEEIRGAAENTSRNMEVFTASLLTFQSGMEELDMIVNALVAGDYDQATSDNFVDWTPRLALHVPLVDREHRLLIDYINELYQTMTHNKPVSDLAAVLKKLRDYTATHFSDEEKLFNVPAYKAAAEHMQIHKKFVAKLDEVEEQLRMGTATVSMDLLTFLKDWLVQHIMGTDPTYLPFLRPEDKEPASV, encoded by the coding sequence ATGGCTCTTCAAATTATAATTATTGCCGCACTGGGCGGTTTGACAGTATTGGGCGGCGTGCAGGGCATGGGCTGGCTTGCAGTCGCCATTGCTGCTGCGTGCGCGGCTGCCGACGCGTGGCTGTGGCAGGCCCGGCGAGGCCGGTGCGCACGGCTGGGCCAATGCCTCGACGACGCTTCTGCTGCATCCGCCGCCGAGGGAGATGTGGAACTGCGGGCCGTGCAGTGCATCGATGCCCTGCGCGAAACGCTGAAAACCAGGGTTGATGCGCAGGTGGTGGATTCGCTGCAAGCGCATAACCGCGAGCTTGAGGCCAGGCTCAAGGAAGCCGTCGAGCTGGCGGAAACACTGCGCAAACGGCGCGGGCGCGGCGTCGTCGCCCTGAACAAGGCCCACGACGTGTGCAAAAGGCTTTCTGGCGACATGCGCAAGCTTGCCAGCCTTATCAAGGACGTTAACGGCGCGGTTGCCGTGCAGCGCGACAGGCTTGAAGACACGAGCTCCGCCATGGAACACGTGGCCGATTCCGCCAGTCAGGCGTCCATACGCGTGCGCGAGCTTTCGGAGTCCGCGCAGAGCTCCAGCGCCAGCGCGGCCACGGGCGAGCAGGAGGTCGAGGGCGCTGTAGGATCCATAGACAGCGCGCGCGACACCATTGTTCTGCTCAAGGAGGCCATGGCCGGCCTGGGCGAAAAAGCCAGCAACATCGGTCAGGTCATGAACGTTATCAATGAGGTGGCGGACCAGACCAACCTGCTGGCCCTTAACGCCGCCATTGAGGCGGCTCGCGCGGGCGAAGCCGGACGCGGCTTTGCCGTGGTGGCCGACGAGGTGCGCAAGCTGGCGGAAAAAACCATGGGCGCCACCAAGGAAGTGGAAGAGGCCGTCAAGGCTATTCAGGATGAAACCCGGCGAAATGTGCTGACCGTGGACAAGGCCGCCCAGCTGAGCGTTGACGCGGCCGACAAGGCCAACAACGCCGGTGACGTGATGCGCGCCATTCTGCAAAGCATGGCCGATACCGCCGGGCATTTGACCACCATTGCGGCTGGCGCGGCGGAGCAGTCGGAGCACAGCGCGGGAACCAACGGCGCACTGGAAGAAATTCGCGGTGCAGCGGAAAACACGTCCAGAAATATGGAAGTGTTTACGGCATCGCTGCTGACGTTCCAGAGCGGCATGGAAGAGCTGGACATGATTGTCAACGCGCTGGTGGCGGGCGATTATGATCAGGCCACCTCAGACAATTTTGTGGACTGGACGCCCAGGCTGGCGCTGCATGTGCCGCTGGTGGACAGGGAGCACAGGCTGCTGATCGACTACATCAACGAGCTGTACCAAACCATGACGCACAACAAGCCGGTTTCCGACCTTGCAGCGGTGCTCAAAAAGCTGCGCGATTACACGGCCACGCACTTCAGCGATGAAGAAAAGCTGTTTAACGTGCCCGCGTACAAGGCGGCAGCCGAGCATATGCAGATACACAAAAAGTTTGTCGCCAAGCTGGACGAGGTGGAAGAACAGCTGCGCATGGGCACGGCCACGGTGAGCATGGATTTGCTGACATTTCTCAAGGACTGGCTCGTGCAGCACATCATGGGGACAGACCCTACCTATCTGCCCTTCCTCAGGCCGGAGGACAAGGAACCCGCATCGGTGTAG
- a CDS encoding lysophospholipid acyltransferase family protein: MPGNADILPLAPGRPLVRSVGRLARAMARQFSGFARLEKMADTLPQCGNPQTFATACLTALDVSPDCLRGDLGRIPAEGPVVLFANHPSGALEGLMMAALCGRARPDLKILASEALLRIPQLAQLAPMLLPLNLSGGAAANAAVLRTAMTHLRNGGALGIFPAGRVARWQPGRGIAEQPWSRLLSRLAGRKADIHGLNFVPLHMSVRCNPLFIAATTLREDMGEALLPHTLVRQRGSRARMIVGEAIPAEVLTGLNHEQRTHCLALCRSALGSEGHAGIRGEQCVPLAPAAAKMDIMVCLAALPENRLLAREGRYCVYLLEGNESPLLLDELTRKREEAFRALGEGSGQERDTDRYDPQYSHLLLLDEQAKAIAGSYRARVVRPDDASLCTKKHLYTASLFAYDPEFFDHCGNALELGRAFVCPEYQRDYTPLLLLWKGIGQLALRNSVRTLFGPASIGLNYRQQSVDLLWRHLRLRHWDAPLASLVRGKQPRKLREELPFAQHLDYKAVNSLVRQMEGGRTLPILFKHYLQLGGRIAAFHEDRTFGTLDALLVVDLLNAPDKQLRRYVGEEGMRQLRNGAGPL, translated from the coding sequence ATGCCCGGCAATGCAGATATTTTACCCCTTGCACCTGGCCGCCCGTTGGTCAGAAGCGTCGGGCGGCTGGCCCGCGCTATGGCCCGTCAATTTTCGGGTTTTGCCCGGCTGGAAAAGATGGCCGACACGCTGCCCCAGTGCGGCAACCCTCAAACCTTTGCCACAGCCTGCCTCACCGCGCTGGATGTGAGCCCCGACTGCCTGCGCGGCGACCTCGGCCGCATCCCCGCCGAGGGGCCGGTGGTGCTGTTTGCCAACCACCCCTCCGGAGCGCTTGAAGGCCTGATGATGGCCGCCCTGTGCGGCAGAGCCCGGCCCGACCTCAAAATCCTCGCCAGTGAAGCGCTGCTGCGTATTCCGCAGCTGGCCCAGCTGGCTCCCATGTTGCTGCCGCTGAATCTCTCGGGTGGCGCGGCGGCCAACGCGGCGGTATTGCGCACAGCCATGACCCACCTGCGCAACGGCGGCGCGCTGGGCATTTTTCCCGCCGGGCGCGTGGCCCGCTGGCAGCCGGGTCGAGGCATCGCCGAGCAACCGTGGTCGCGCCTGCTCAGCAGACTGGCTGGCCGCAAAGCCGACATCCACGGCCTGAACTTTGTGCCCCTGCACATGTCTGTGCGCTGCAATCCGCTGTTTATTGCCGCCACGACCCTGCGCGAAGACATGGGCGAGGCACTGTTGCCCCACACGCTGGTACGGCAGCGCGGCAGCCGCGCCCGCATGATTGTTGGCGAGGCCATCCCGGCGGAGGTTCTGACCGGTCTGAACCACGAGCAGCGCACCCACTGCCTTGCCCTGTGCCGCTCGGCGCTGGGATCGGAAGGGCATGCGGGCATACGCGGCGAGCAGTGCGTCCCCCTGGCCCCTGCGGCCGCCAAGATGGACATCATGGTCTGCCTGGCGGCCCTGCCGGAAAACCGACTGCTGGCCCGCGAAGGACGCTACTGCGTTTATCTGCTTGAAGGCAACGAATCGCCCCTGCTGCTGGACGAGCTGACCAGAAAACGCGAGGAGGCCTTTCGCGCACTGGGCGAGGGCTCTGGGCAGGAGCGCGATACAGACCGTTACGACCCCCAGTACTCGCACCTTTTACTGCTGGACGAACAGGCCAAGGCCATTGCCGGTTCGTACAGGGCGCGCGTGGTGCGCCCCGACGACGCCAGCCTCTGCACCAAAAAGCACCTCTACACGGCCTCGCTGTTTGCATATGATCCGGAATTTTTCGATCATTGCGGCAATGCGCTGGAACTGGGCCGCGCCTTTGTCTGCCCCGAATACCAGCGCGACTACACCCCCCTGCTGCTGCTGTGGAAGGGCATTGGCCAGCTGGCCCTGCGCAACAGCGTGCGCACCCTCTTTGGCCCCGCGAGCATTGGGCTGAACTACCGGCAGCAGTCTGTGGACCTGCTGTGGCGGCATCTGCGCCTGCGCCACTGGGACGCCCCCCTGGCAAGCCTTGTGCGCGGCAAACAGCCCCGCAAGCTGCGCGAAGAGCTGCCCTTTGCCCAACACCTGGACTACAAGGCCGTAAACAGCCTGGTACGGCAGATGGAAGGCGGGCGCACCCTGCCCATACTTTTTAAACACTACCTGCAGCTGGGCGGGCGTATTGCCGCCTTCCACGAGGACAGAACCTTCGGCACGCTGGACGCTCTGCTGGTGGTAGATCTGCTCAATGCGCCCGACAAGCAGCTGCGCCGCTATGTGGGCGAAGAAGGCATGCGCCAGCTGCGCAACGGAGCCGGGCCGCTGTAA
- a CDS encoding TraR/DksA family transcriptional regulator yields MDNVHTLQSLQGELKDEMHRLTQLRDVFQAQHCADELDAASQLEAAHIAHCSARRSSQRIQELQSLVTLLRHGGPRRCEECGEEIPLARLMAAPGATRCCECQQNFENDMRVGMIQMRQGPVFQETCTEYC; encoded by the coding sequence ATGGACAACGTGCACACATTGCAAAGTCTACAGGGTGAACTGAAAGACGAAATGCACCGACTTACCCAGCTGCGCGATGTTTTTCAGGCCCAGCACTGCGCGGACGAACTTGACGCGGCAAGCCAGCTTGAGGCCGCCCATATCGCTCATTGCAGCGCGCGACGCAGCTCGCAGCGCATTCAGGAGCTGCAGAGCCTTGTGACCCTGCTGCGCCACGGCGGCCCGCGCCGCTGCGAAGAATGCGGGGAGGAGATACCCCTCGCCCGCCTCATGGCGGCGCCAGGCGCCACCCGCTGCTGCGAATGCCAGCAAAATTTCGAAAACGACATGCGCGTAGGCATGATTCAGATGAGACAGGGGCCGGTCTTCCAAGAGACCTGCACCGAATACTGTTAA
- the pdxT gene encoding pyridoxal 5'-phosphate synthase glutaminase subunit PdxT — protein MSKLCVGVLALQGAFREHVAAVARLGATAREVRQLKDIDGIDALIIPGGESTTIGKLLNEWNMLEPLRKRILDGMPVYGSCAGLILLCRDIENSDQPRLGVLDATVRRNAFGRQVDSFETSLSIPELGADPIPAVFIRAPVIIGVGADVKVLAKVDGQAVAVRQGNILATSFHPELTPDTRMHSYFLSFCGQ, from the coding sequence ATGTCCAAGCTTTGCGTAGGCGTTCTGGCTCTTCAGGGAGCCTTTCGCGAGCATGTGGCCGCCGTTGCCCGCCTGGGCGCGACGGCCCGCGAAGTGCGCCAGCTTAAGGATATAGACGGCATCGACGCCCTGATCATCCCCGGCGGCGAGAGCACCACCATCGGCAAGCTGCTCAACGAATGGAACATGCTTGAGCCTCTGCGCAAGCGCATACTCGACGGCATGCCCGTTTACGGCAGCTGCGCCGGTTTGATCCTGCTGTGCCGCGACATAGAAAACTCGGACCAGCCCCGCCTGGGCGTACTTGACGCCACGGTGCGCCGCAACGCCTTTGGACGGCAGGTGGACAGTTTTGAAACCAGCCTGAGCATTCCCGAGCTGGGAGCCGACCCGATTCCGGCGGTTTTTATCCGCGCGCCTGTCATCATTGGCGTGGGCGCGGATGTAAAAGTGCTGGCAAAGGTTGACGGCCAGGCCGTGGCCGTGCGCCAGGGCAACATTCTGGCCACATCCTTCCACCCTGAGCTTACGCCCGATACGCGCATGCATAGCTACTTTCTGTCTTTCTGCGGCCAATAA
- the pdxS gene encoding pyridoxal 5'-phosphate synthase lyase subunit PdxS yields the protein MEQGTIRLKTGLAEMLKGGVIMDVTTPEQAKIAETAGACAVMALERVPADIRAAGGVARMADPTIVKRIMEVVSIPVMAKARIGHFVEARILEAMGVDYIDESEVLTPADDKYHIDKRDFTVPFVCGCRNLGEALRRIAEGAAMIRTKGEPGTGNVIEAVRHCRQVMDDVRKLCSLPEAEVANYAKEIGAPLEVCYAVRKEGHLPVVNFAAGGIATPADAAMMMHLGCDGVFVGSGIFKSGDPAKRAKAIVQAVTNYNDFAMLAEISRDLGEPMVGIEISTIPASERMQERGW from the coding sequence ATGGAACAGGGCACCATCCGCCTGAAGACAGGCCTCGCTGAAATGCTCAAAGGCGGCGTGATCATGGACGTCACCACTCCCGAACAGGCCAAAATCGCCGAAACAGCGGGAGCCTGCGCAGTCATGGCCCTGGAACGCGTACCTGCCGACATTCGTGCCGCTGGCGGCGTAGCCCGCATGGCCGACCCCACCATCGTCAAGCGCATCATGGAAGTGGTGAGCATCCCGGTCATGGCCAAGGCCCGCATCGGCCACTTTGTTGAAGCCCGTATTCTTGAAGCCATGGGCGTGGACTACATCGACGAAAGCGAAGTGCTCACCCCCGCCGACGACAAGTACCATATCGACAAGCGCGACTTTACCGTGCCCTTTGTCTGCGGCTGCCGCAACCTGGGCGAAGCCCTGCGCCGCATCGCCGAAGGCGCGGCCATGATCCGCACCAAGGGCGAGCCCGGCACCGGCAACGTTATCGAAGCCGTGCGCCACTGCCGTCAGGTTATGGACGACGTGCGCAAGCTTTGCAGCCTGCCCGAAGCCGAAGTCGCCAACTACGCCAAAGAAATCGGCGCTCCCCTTGAAGTGTGCTACGCAGTGCGCAAAGAGGGCCACCTGCCCGTGGTGAACTTTGCCGCCGGCGGCATCGCCACCCCCGCCGACGCCGCCATGATGATGCACCTCGGCTGCGACGGCGTGTTTGTCGGCTCCGGCATTTTCAAATCCGGCGACCCGGCCAAGCGCGCCAAGGCCATTGTGCAGGCCGTGACCAACTACAACGATTTTGCCATGCTGGCCGAAATCTCCCGCGATCTGGGCGAACCCATGGTGGGCATTGAAATTTCCACCATTCCTGCCTCCGAGCGCATGCAGGAACGGGGTTGGTAA
- a CDS encoding D-cysteine desulfhydrase, protein MNLAQFPRRGYVKQPTPVEPLPSFSKALGGKVNIWIKRDDTLPGTGGGNKTRKLDFCIADALARGADTIITCGAVQSNHCRLTLAWAVKEGLDCHLVLEERVPGSYNPQSSGNNFLFQMLGVSSVTVVPGGSPMLQEMQKLADKLAAAGRKPYIIPGGASNSIGALGYVQCAQELQQQMFEQGCNFDHVIVPSGSAGTHAGFLLGMLACNMNIPVTGIGVNRKKPVQEQAVFDLMHQTADLIGAAVNIPREAVVAYDDYVGPGYSLPTAAMAEAVTLLARTESILLDPVYSGKAMSGLIDLVRKGVLPAGSNVLFLHTGGSPALYAYEDTFRKSWA, encoded by the coding sequence ATGAACCTTGCACAGTTTCCCCGCCGCGGTTACGTCAAACAGCCCACGCCAGTGGAGCCCCTTCCGTCATTCAGCAAAGCTCTGGGCGGAAAGGTCAACATATGGATAAAGCGGGACGACACCCTGCCCGGCACCGGCGGCGGCAATAAAACCCGCAAGCTCGACTTCTGCATCGCCGACGCGCTGGCCAGGGGAGCCGACACCATCATTACCTGCGGCGCGGTGCAGTCCAACCACTGCCGCCTTACCCTGGCCTGGGCGGTAAAAGAAGGGCTCGACTGCCACCTTGTGCTCGAGGAACGCGTGCCAGGCAGTTACAACCCCCAGTCTTCGGGCAACAACTTTCTGTTCCAGATGCTTGGGGTGTCGTCGGTCACTGTTGTTCCCGGCGGCAGCCCCATGCTGCAGGAAATGCAGAAACTCGCCGACAAACTGGCCGCCGCTGGCCGCAAACCGTACATAATACCCGGGGGAGCCTCCAACAGCATTGGGGCCCTGGGCTATGTGCAATGCGCCCAGGAACTACAGCAGCAGATGTTTGAACAGGGCTGCAACTTTGACCATGTTATTGTTCCCAGCGGCAGCGCCGGCACGCACGCGGGCTTTTTGCTGGGCATGCTGGCCTGCAATATGAACATCCCTGTGACGGGCATCGGCGTTAACCGCAAAAAACCGGTGCAGGAGCAGGCCGTGTTCGACCTCATGCACCAGACCGCCGACCTCATCGGCGCGGCCGTCAACATTCCGCGCGAGGCAGTGGTGGCCTATGACGATTACGTCGGCCCCGGCTACTCGCTGCCCACGGCCGCCATGGCCGAAGCGGTAACACTTCTGGCCCGCACCGAGAGCATCCTGCTTGACCCCGTGTATTCGGGCAAGGCGATGTCTGGCCTCATTGATCTTGTCCGCAAGGGCGTACTCCCCGCTGGCAGCAATGTCCTTTTCCTGCACACGGGGGGGTCCCCGGCTCTGTACGCCTACGAGGACACCTTCCGCAAAAGCTGGGCCTAA
- a CDS encoding aspartate/glutamate racemase family protein gives MSTGQEKIVGILGGMGPEATVDLLHRIIASTDARDDIDHVRCIVDINPKVPSRIKALLEGGGEDPAPCMADMARRLEAWGADFLCIACNTAHNYYGAVRDAVRIPVLNMIELTVEAAARQYPQVTELGILASPAVRLTHLYDGPCAARGIKPVFASPEEEQKLLNVIKAVKAGNTGAEARAALSQIAAHVKSRGAQALAVACTELGIISGHSDLPTVDAADVLAKTIVDTAKGVSPLWPSHS, from the coding sequence ATGAGCACCGGACAGGAAAAAATCGTCGGCATTCTGGGCGGCATGGGGCCAGAGGCGACCGTGGATCTTCTGCACCGCATTATCGCCAGCACCGATGCGCGGGACGATATAGACCACGTGCGCTGCATCGTGGACATCAACCCCAAGGTTCCCTCGCGCATCAAGGCCCTGCTTGAAGGCGGCGGCGAAGACCCCGCCCCGTGCATGGCCGATATGGCGCGCAGGCTTGAGGCCTGGGGAGCGGATTTTTTGTGCATCGCCTGCAACACGGCCCACAACTACTACGGCGCGGTGCGCGATGCCGTGCGTATTCCGGTCTTGAACATGATCGAGCTGACCGTGGAGGCTGCGGCGCGGCAGTACCCCCAGGTAACCGAGCTCGGCATTCTGGCGTCCCCGGCTGTACGGCTGACGCACCTGTATGACGGCCCATGCGCCGCGCGCGGCATCAAGCCGGTCTTTGCCTCGCCAGAGGAGGAACAGAAGCTCCTCAACGTCATCAAAGCCGTCAAGGCAGGCAACACCGGAGCCGAAGCGCGCGCCGCCCTGTCGCAGATAGCCGCGCACGTCAAAAGCCGGGGGGCGCAGGCGCTTGCCGTTGCCTGCACCGAGCTTGGCATCATCAGCGGGCACAGCGACCTGCCCACAGTGGATGCCGCCGACGTTCTGGCAAAAACCATCGTGGATACAGCCAAAGGTGTCAGCCCCCTCTGGCCTTCACATAGCTAA